The genomic stretch GATCGATGTCGACGCCAGCCCACAGCCCAGCGCCCCGAACCGCGGTCACACCGTGACCGACGATAGTCTCGAGTCCGGCGTGCAGGCGCTCGCCCAGCTCAGTGGAGCGACGCTGGTACTCGCCGGTGGCCAGCACGTCACAGACAGCCGACCCGATGGCGCACGCGAGAGGGTTGCCACCAAAGGTCGATCCGTGCTGGCCCGGCTGCAGCAACCCGAGGATCTCGCGGTCGGCGATCACCGCTGACAGCGGCACGATGCCCGCGCCCAGGGCCTTGCCGACGGTGATGATGTCGGGCTCGATACCCTCGGCCTGGAACCGGAACGTGGTTCCGGTACGGCCCATACCGGTCTGTACCTCGTCGCAGATCAGCAGGACGTTGTTCCTGCGGGTGAGTTCCCGCACTTCGCGGAGGTATCCCGCCGGCGGCACGATGATGCCGGCCTCGCCCTGGATGGGTTCCAGCAGCACGGCGACGGTCTCGGGTGTGATGGCCTGCTGCAGGGAGTCGACGTCACCGAAATCGGCGAGCCGGAACCCGGGGCTGTAGGGGCCGAAGTCGGCGCGCGCGGTCTCGTCGTCGCTGAAGCTGATGATCGTTGTGGTGCGGCCGTGGAAGTTACCGTGCATGGCGATGATCTCGCCGCGTTCCTGCGGTAGTCCCTTGACCTGGTGACCCCACTTGCGGGCCACCTTGATGGCGGTTTCGACCGCCTCGGCGCCGGTGTTCATCGGCAGGACCATGTCCTTGCCCGCGAGGCGCGTCAGTTTCTGGGCGAACGGACCGAGCCAGTCGGAGTGAGCGGCCCGGCTGGTGAGGGTGAGCCGGTCCAGTTGGCGTTTCGCGACATCGATGAAGGTGGGGTTGCCGTGCCCGAAGTTGAGGGCCGAGTAGGCGGCAAGGCAGTCCAGGTAGCGGCGACCGTCCACATCCGTCAGCCATGCGCCGGACGCCTCGGTGACGACGACGGGCAGCGGCGAGTAGTTGTGTGCCGCGTAGGTGTCGACGAGTTCGATGGCGGTGCGCGTGTTCTCGCTCATGGCGTGATGGGTCACGGTATTGCCTTCCAGAATTTATCGCCGGGTATTGGGTGACGTCCCGGCCGGGTTGTTCTGCTCGAAGTGCCTTGGGCGCTGAGCATCGTGCGAATGGTGCAAGGACCAAACGCTACCACGGAAGCTGGCAGGCATCTTCGGGACCGGTGAAGCAGGGACGCTGCTCGGCCTTTGCCCAGGGTCCGCGAGCCCTCCTCACATCCTGTTGTTCGCAGCTGGTTCACTCCCTGGGCCAGTGCCGCCCGCACGTGTGACGAACCAGCCTCCGACCGCTGCAAGCAGGGCCGTCAGGGCGAAGGTACTGGAGAGTTGCATTGCGATCTCGGGCACCGTGAACCCGAGCGCGACCACCGCGACCACCGCGACCAGGGTTGCCCAGGACAGAGCCACCGGGAAACCCGTGGACGAGGGATTGCCGTCGCGGACGGCACGGCGGCGCAGCGCCAGGTGCGAGACGATGATCCCCAACCAGATGACGATCATGGTGGAGCCGACCATGTTCAGCAGGAATTTCAGCACCTCCTCCGCCCAGAAGTAGTTCAGTGCCGCCGCGATAAACCCGAGGAACGAGGTGGACAGCACGGCTGCCACGGGCACGCCGCGAGCATTCGTGCCACGCATCATCGCAGGCCCCATACGTCGCTCGGCGAGCGAGAAGATCATGCGCGACCCGCCGTAGAGATTCGCGTTGAGCGAGGACAGCAGCGCGACGACGATCACGATCCCGATGAGTGCCGCGATGGCGGGCAGTCCCGCCGCGTTCAAGACCGCGACGAAGGGCGCTTCCTTGAGGGCGGGGTCGTTCCAGGGCAGGGCGAGCAGCATGATCGTCACAGCACCCATGTAGAAGATGAGGATGCGCCACAGGATCGTGTTGACGGCCTTCCTGATGCTGCGTTCCGGGTCGGCGGTCTCAGCGGCGGCGACAGCGACTATCTCCACGCCCCCGAAGGCGAAGATCACGACCAGCAGAGCCGATGCGACTCCCTTGAATCCGTGGGGCATGAAGTCGCTTCCCAGCAGGTTCCCCCACCCGGGTGAGGGCGCTGGAGAGAAGCCGAGAAGGAAGGCCATTCCGAGCACCAGGAAAACCGCCACGAAGGCGATCTTGATCAGCGAGAACCAGAATTCGAATTCACCGAAACTTCCCACCTTGAACAGGTTGATTCCCGTGAAGACCACCATGATGATCAGCGCGAATCCCCACTGCGGGAAACCGGGGACGAGCGTATTGAGGTATCGTGCCGCCGCGGTTGCCTCGGTCGCGACCACCAGCCCCATCTCGATCCACCACAACCAGCCGATCGCGAATCCGGCGGCGGATCCGAGGGCCTTGTCCGCGTAGTAGGAAAACGCCCCCGGGTTCGGGTCTTCCGCCACCATCTCGCCGAGCATGCGCATCACGGCCAGGACGATCGCCCCGGAGATCACATAGGACAGCAACACCGCGGGTCCTGCCGTCGCTATGCCCTCACCGGACCCCACGAACAGCCCGGCTCCGATGGCTGATCCGAGGCTCATCATCACGAGGTGACGGGGTTTCATCGCGACCTTCAGGTCGCCTTCCGGAGAGGACACCGGGTTTCCTCCTACATCTTCTGCGTCGCCTTCACGAGTCGTGTGAACAACGCGGCTCACTATGTCACATCCGGGACCTCTGACCTCCGATCTCGCCCGCGACGAGACCCGACCACACCACGGGACCCCGGTTCAGGGCCGCCTCCACGCGATATCCTCCGTTCGACCGTCACAACTGGAGGAGCTTTGCAGGACTGGGTGAACAATGGTCTACTCGCCGCGATCATCGGAGCCGTGGCATTCGCGGCGCTGTTCCTGCCAGGCCTGGTCTGGCAGTACCGCCGCTTCGGTCGGCTGAGTTTCGCCCGTCTGCTCGGGCTCGCAGCGGTGTGTCTCTACGCCACCGCACTGCTCACCTACACCCTCCTGCCGCTGCCGGAGCGTTCCGTCGAGTGGTGTCGGCTCCACGCCCAGGGAATGAACCTGCAGCCGTTCGCCTTCATCGACGACATCCGCAAGGCCGCGCCGGGACGTTCACTGCGAGGTCTGTTGACCAGCTTCACGGTGCTGCAGGTGGCCTTCAACGTGGTGCTGTTCGTACCGTTCGGGGTGATCCTGCGCCGCTATTTCAACCGCTCCGTTCTCGTCACAACCCTTCTGGGGGCGGGCACCAGCCTCCTCATCGAACTGACCCAGCTCACCGGCTTGTGGTTCATCTATCCCTGCGCTTTCCGGACCGCTGATGTGGACGACCTCATGACCAACACCCTCGGCACCATCCTGGGAGCGGTCCTGGCTCCGGTGCTGCTGTGGTGGATGCCGCGCGCCCACCAGCTGGCGCAGGACAGGCTGACTCCGCGCCCGGTGACGATGTGGCGACGCTGGATGGGCATGCTCATCGACGCCGTCCTCGTGGCCCTGGTGGCCGGGACCACCACGGTGGTCCTCCGCGCGGTGATGATGCTGTTGCTGAGGGATGCTTCCGAGGAGTGGATCCCGTTGATCAGTCCTGTGGCCTTTGCGGTGGCGACCATCGCGGTGTTCGTCTGGCCTGCCTGGAATCATCTCGCCGCATCCGTCGGGCAGACCGTGGTGTGGCTCACCCCGAAGTGGCGCAACGCGGACGGCACCCTGCACGATGGTTCCCGTTTCCGTCGGGTTATCAGGTCGCTGGTGGTGCCCGCATCATTGCTGATCCCGATGTGTCTGGCCCTCTTCTTCACTTCCTCGCCTTTCATCTGGTTGCTGCCCCTGGTGGTGCCGCTGTCCCTGGTCATGGTTCCGTTCACCCGCACCCATCGCAGCCTGTCCTGTTGGTTGACCGGCGCACAGATGGTCGACATCCGGGCGGAAGAAACCGACAAGGCCCTCCCCGTCCACTGAACTCCCCGGTCGGGGCATTTCTCCCGGTTGCGCGGTATTCAACGCCCGCAGCAGCCCATCCGTCGAACCGAAGAGGAGCCAGCATGAAAGCGGCCACCCACTCCCCCAAAGCCGCGACGAGACCCGCCTCCAGATGGCGACTTCGCGGGGCCACAGCCCTGATGGGTGCGGTCCTGTTGACCACGTCCTGCTGGGGAACGGGATCCGAGACGCCATCGTCGGCCCCCACGGTCCCGTCATCACCCGAGTCCTCTCCGCCGCTGACTCCCCCAGCCCAGATCACGACCACCTGGGAGGTCACGGTTGCAGGGTCCGGCCCTCTTCTCGAGGCTCACGAGGGCCTGGTGGTAGCTCCGGACCTGGCCGCGGGCGGCAGCAAACTGAGAATGCTCAACTGGGCCGATGGCTCCGAGGTGTGGTCGGTCGATGTCTCCAGCGACCTCGCCGGTTTCGACATCCTCAGGAAAGTACCCGACACGCCGCCCGGGCAGGTGGCGATGTGGGCCGAATCTTCCCAGCAGCAAAGAACCCTTTTCGTCTACAGCACCACCGATGGCAGCCTCATCGGTCGACTCGATGAAGAGCCCGAGCGCTACCTGGCCATGGCCGCATCGGGCGCGATCTACGAGATGGACTCGTCCAATGAGGGCACCGTCCGAATCAGCCGCGCATCTTCCGTCAAGGAGGCACACACCAAGCAGTGGTCCTTCGACCTGCCTGAGGAGGACCGGGAATGGTTCTGGGTGAGGGAACACGACGGCGTGACCGATTTCTGCGTCGACGGACAGGCCGGCCCCGTCCACGAGTACGCCTGCTATCTGAGCGTTCACACCGACGACGGCAGCCCGGTGGTGAAGGACGGGGTGCGGTACCGCTCGGCCTGGGTGGGCAACGTCCTGGCAGGACGGAAGAACGACGGGCCGTTGAAGGGTTTCGACCAGCAGGGCAAGGAGCTGTGGACGGTCGAGGTCGAGGACGGTTATCCATTGGGTTGGGGAGACGACCTCATATACGTCACGGAGGGGATGGAGCGAAGCTTTGTGGGCCTGGACCCGGCGACGGGGAAAGAGCTCTGGCGCAGGGATTGGGACGGAGGTCCCTGGCTCGCTCCGGTCTTCGACAGAACCCCCTCCCCTCAGGACGGTCCCCTAAGCGTCGTCGTTCCGTCCCCTTCCGTACGGACGGGGGTTCTGGACCCCAAGACCGGGAAGCTCGATTTCGTGGACTATCAGATCGCCGAAGCGCGCGAGGTCATTCCAACCCTCGGGGGCGCCCTGTTGATCTCGACGGGTACTAGCGACGTCTCTTCCTGGTTTGCCGTGGATCCCGGAAAACCGGGCACCCTGTGGGATGACGTCCTGAAGAAATACGACACCTACGACACGCTCAACGGTCATCTGGTGGCCTCCAAGGGAGATCGAATCGCCCTGCTTGCGTGACGACCTCAGCCGGTTGTGTCTTTGCGCCAGCTCCGAGGCCTGCTCGCGGGCAAAGCGGAACGCGCCGCCGTATCGGCCAGCGGGTCCTCCATCAGGAAATCCACGATGTTCACGTGCTCGATGCCGTTGCGGCTGCGGGAGACGGGGTCCATGCTGACCACGGTCTTGGGGTGGTTGTCCGGGATTGATTCCAGGACCCCGAATTCGCGTTCTACTGTCGCCTCGTCGGCGAGAAGGTAGCTGACCTGGATGTAGCGTGTCGCCGTGCCACGCTGGGCGATGAAATCGACCTCCCTGGAGCCGCGCCATCCCACATGAACCGTGCAGCCTCGTGAGCGAAGTTCCTGGTA from Arachnia propionica encodes the following:
- the rocD gene encoding ornithine--oxo-acid transaminase, with translation MSENTRTAIELVDTYAAHNYSPLPVVVTEASGAWLTDVDGRRYLDCLAAYSALNFGHGNPTFIDVAKRQLDRLTLTSRAAHSDWLGPFAQKLTRLAGKDMVLPMNTGAEAVETAIKVARKWGHQVKGLPQERGEIIAMHGNFHGRTTTIISFSDDETARADFGPYSPGFRLADFGDVDSLQQAITPETVAVLLEPIQGEAGIIVPPAGYLREVRELTRRNNVLLICDEVQTGMGRTGTTFRFQAEGIEPDIITVGKALGAGIVPLSAVIADREILGLLQPGQHGSTFGGNPLACAIGSAVCDVLATGEYQRRSTELGERLHAGLETIVGHGVTAVRGAGLWAGVDIDPSIGTAKDVSLDLLDHGILVKDTHGQTLRFAPPLVITEDEIDLIVRELRAVLEQRLARHS
- a CDS encoding amino acid permease translates to MKPRHLVMMSLGSAIGAGLFVGSGEGIATAGPAVLLSYVISGAIVLAVMRMLGEMVAEDPNPGAFSYYADKALGSAAGFAIGWLWWIEMGLVVATEATAAARYLNTLVPGFPQWGFALIIMVVFTGINLFKVGSFGEFEFWFSLIKIAFVAVFLVLGMAFLLGFSPAPSPGWGNLLGSDFMPHGFKGVASALLVVIFAFGGVEIVAVAAAETADPERSIRKAVNTILWRILIFYMGAVTIMLLALPWNDPALKEAPFVAVLNAAGLPAIAALIGIVIVVALLSSLNANLYGGSRMIFSLAERRMGPAMMRGTNARGVPVAAVLSTSFLGFIAAALNYFWAEEVLKFLLNMVGSTMIVIWLGIIVSHLALRRRAVRDGNPSSTGFPVALSWATLVAVVAVVALGFTVPEIAMQLSSTFALTALLAAVGGWFVTRAGGTGPGSEPAANNRM
- a CDS encoding VanZ family protein, with the protein product MQDWVNNGLLAAIIGAVAFAALFLPGLVWQYRRFGRLSFARLLGLAAVCLYATALLTYTLLPLPERSVEWCRLHAQGMNLQPFAFIDDIRKAAPGRSLRGLLTSFTVLQVAFNVVLFVPFGVILRRYFNRSVLVTTLLGAGTSLLIELTQLTGLWFIYPCAFRTADVDDLMTNTLGTILGAVLAPVLLWWMPRAHQLAQDRLTPRPVTMWRRWMGMLIDAVLVALVAGTTTVVLRAVMMLLLRDASEEWIPLISPVAFAVATIAVFVWPAWNHLAASVGQTVVWLTPKWRNADGTLHDGSRFRRVIRSLVVPASLLIPMCLALFFTSSPFIWLLPLVVPLSLVMVPFTRTHRSLSCWLTGAQMVDIRAEETDKALPVH
- a CDS encoding PQQ-binding-like beta-propeller repeat protein, with the translated sequence MKAATHSPKAATRPASRWRLRGATALMGAVLLTTSCWGTGSETPSSAPTVPSSPESSPPLTPPAQITTTWEVTVAGSGPLLEAHEGLVVAPDLAAGGSKLRMLNWADGSEVWSVDVSSDLAGFDILRKVPDTPPGQVAMWAESSQQQRTLFVYSTTDGSLIGRLDEEPERYLAMAASGAIYEMDSSNEGTVRISRASSVKEAHTKQWSFDLPEEDREWFWVREHDGVTDFCVDGQAGPVHEYACYLSVHTDDGSPVVKDGVRYRSAWVGNVLAGRKNDGPLKGFDQQGKELWTVEVEDGYPLGWGDDLIYVTEGMERSFVGLDPATGKELWRRDWDGGPWLAPVFDRTPSPQDGPLSVVVPSPSVRTGVLDPKTGKLDFVDYQIAEAREVIPTLGGALLISTGTSDVSSWFAVDPGKPGTLWDDVLKKYDTYDTLNGHLVASKGDRIALLA